The stretch of DNA AACAAATGTAGACCTATTGCCAATTTTCTGATATGTTCTCAGCCCTTGCAGGGCTACAACTTTTCATAAATATGGTCACTGGCCACATGATTTCTAAGGTATGAACTTGAcactcaaaaaaagtaaagaagaatatttgtaagtattttattttttgagaaaatttgagaaatgaccaaaagtacagcacatcaaaaaaaaccaaccagccaaacaaaaaaacctgggaCTAGTTTTAACAATCTGAAAACTTGAAATTCTAGATTTGCTTGTTTTGAAACTAACTTCCAAACAAGacagaataaaaacaatatgGATATTGACTATACTGCTGGAACAGCTTACACTTGCTAAGACATCTTCAGAGCAAGTTCCTTTTTGTTTCCTCCAAAAGTTGCAAGGTCATTTTTTTGTCTGTCACCAAGAGCCaccttaaaaacaacaaaaaacctcctGAGGAAGTCACTCTTAGGTGTCCACCCTGCCAGTTCACGCCTGTCCTCACACACTGAGTCCCAGGTGCAATGTGGGCTGGCTAGGTCACCGCCTGGCGGGTTGGGGGTCATACTTGTCTCGGGTGCCCCGCTTCCTTGGTGGAGAGTGGCCCACTGCCCCTCGGGCATGCAGGCTGTGCTTATAGGGATGACTTCTGTGCTTCTTCTTGTTGGCTTCTTTCTGGTCCTGGCTTTTCGCTGGTTCCTTACTGCCCTCTTTTTGTTCCTGGTCTTGCTCTTTGTGGGAGGGCAATGTGTTCTTAATTGTGTTAATTAGGAATCTTTTATTTGTACCAGCGAGAGGACACTTCATcctggggggtgaggggggagagaaaaggaaaaccattATAAATGAGAGAGCTCAAGAACTCCCCCCTTCCACACTGAACTCACTATCATGATTAGTACCGAAGAACTCCACAGAGCCAAGTTCCAGGGTTTCTTCAGCTTCCCTTGCATGCCACCTAGCGTAAACTCGGAGTAAAAGGGAGTCAAGACAGAATTCCTGAGAGAGACCCACAGGACTTTGGGCTGTACCCTGTCGACCTTTCTCCCTTATTGGGACTCAATTTCCTGCAGAAGTTTATGTGTTCAGGTATTGACCACAATGCAAATTAATTGACTCatacaatattttcttataaaaaataaatgcctgCTCAGACTACAATGTCTCAAATTAATTATTATGGCATGCTTTTTATtagcaaagaatgaaaatgtctttttaccAAGCAACAAAAAAGTGTATAGGAATCAAATGGCCTAttctagaaattaaaattagatgAAGAATCCATAAATATGCAATAAtctctttttacttaaaaaaaaaaaagctttatatgTTCTCTTCTGGGGCTCCAGCTGGGGCTCTGTGGGGTGCACTTTCTTTACATCCACTCTCAGGGTGAATTTCTGTGCCATGTATATGTAAATAGCTTCATAATTCAAGTTCACCCAGCACAGCAGCTATAACCAATCAAATTTCCAATTTATGTGCTTAGACATACTTATATACTATAGTATTTACAATTTCTCAGGTGTAgtaaaacttttcattttggaaaagaactccCCTCGCCAAATCATGTTACTTAGAGTGGCTGACATTAAATAAAAGTGAGTAATATCCATCATTCTATAAAACTTTGATTTACAGAGACTCCTTCACAATCCTACACTTACAatggttcaattttttttttggcagtactggggtttgaactcagggcctacacctcgagccacctTTGCCAattcttttttgtaatgggtttttttgagacagggtcttgtgaacgatttgcccaggctggctttaaaccgttatcctgctgctctctgcctcctgagtagctaggattacatgggtAAGCCACCAGCAACTGGActgatttttcaactttacaatggTGTGAAAGTAATACTTATTtagtagaaaccatacttcaaatttttgacttttgattcaaaaaaaattttttttgagacagggtctcatgtagccccaactggcctcaaacttgtggtccttttgcctctgcctcccaggtctgagtgctgagattacaggtgtgagcctccatgtCTGTCAATTTCAAATTCTTTATAACCTTTTTATAAAATAGGCTCTTCCTGTGTCCGAAGCATGTTTAAGGCAGGCTAGACTAAGCTATGACGTTTAATAGGTTAGGTATAATGATTGTCCTTTTGACTATTCAATTTAGGATGGGCTTATTGGTATGGAATCCTACCATAAGTTGAGGAGCCTCTATAGGTCAAACTCAATTCACAGGCACTTCCTTATAGTAACTGTGTACACTTGTAATGTACAAGTGAGAGATAAGTAGTCATCAGCCTAGCCACATTTATATGGAGGTCAGACCACCTTGGACAACCAGAATGGCATTGAATCTGGAAGTAAAAGGTTGGGGGGTAGGGAAGAGAAAATAACCCCTGCAGCAAATAAATATCTCTTGAGcctagaaagacagagaaaatacctgagaaaaagcCTAGGTAACTCAGTGCTATGCCTGGCTAATGCTCAGACCAAGAAAAGTGGCAGGGGGATAAACTAGAGCAGGGAGGAACAGAAACTTAGAAAGGGACAATAGAGTGCAGTAGAAGCAGTGGAAATATGGTAACAGCACTCACTGAGAAAAAGGGATATTCTGTTCCCTTTGTCTCAAACCCTTGGATCCAGCTATGTTTCTGAGTTTAGGTATTAGCAGCCTAATGTTGAGGTGGGTCCAGAAGGCAGAAATGACTTTACCTTGGGACTACTAAGATACTATAAGGCTGGGGTTCTTTTTCGGCCAGCTGGGTTTGCACCAAGTTTGCCATTGTGCCCCAGAAGGTGTGCTGGGATGGGGAACTAAAGAGGCCAGCAGGCAAAGCAGCTAACCCTGACCAGTCAACTTTCTCATCAcacttagttatttttatttgtggttcTAAAAAGCCATACTAGCTCATGTGGAAAGAGCTAGACTTAAGGTTCTAGAAGTAAAAGTGGATATAAAAACTGAAATAGCATGAGAATGGTTAAAACTGTTTTCAAACTACCCATAACACACTGCCAGAGTTAAGATCTGGCATTCTGTGTtaaactgtaatttttttaagttatttgttttctgatACAGGGTCtttgctatattgcccaggctggccttgaaattatGGACTcaggtgattctcctgcctcagcctcccaagtagctggaactataggcatgcaccatcattaTGTTAAAAGATTCCCTTGACTTTCAAATCTGTCATTCTAGAAACTGTGATGGAGGGTTCCATATACCGACCAAGATTGATTAGGGCTAGAATTATAAgcttttcatctatttatttatttttgagtaggCACATGTCTAAGacatttcacaaaaataaggcacTTGTACCCTGCAGTTATATTTGACTTATGGAAAACAGTAGTCAAGCCTGGAAGACAGGAAGGGGAGGATGAAATGTAGCGGGGGTTCTGATTTTAGCATTTTTGTCTCTCCTTTGAGAAATGGAGGTCGTATCTAAGCTTTCCACAGATTTAGACCTGCCACTTTGGGCTTCTAAAATAGTTTCATGACTGTGACCCATCAAATAGTGACATGTGATCACTAGCCATTAGGGTTTTATGGTAGCATAACAAGAAGAACAATGCCACACTTACAAAGCAATCACCTGGTGCCGGGGTATTACCAGTATTTCCTTATTTGGTCTCTACGGGCCCCATTCATTTTATGGCACCACCCTGACTGGGGCAGAAGAGAGACTTGCTGCAGTCTAAGCAGATGGCCAATTAGCAGAACTGTCAGTGAGCAACTGCGGGTGGACAGCGTGTCAGCATGCTTGTAGCTGAGGCTACTCTGTTCAAGAGAGAAGCAGAGCTACATGCAGGACCAACCAAGGATGGCTGGCCGGCTATTCAGGAGTGCAGGACAGTCACGGACACAGACAAAGGTAGAGAATTCCTAAATACATTGACTTTGAGGTGTGTGACGTATAAGAGGCACTGGGCATTATGATTCACAAAAATGATCTTTATGGGAGGTAAACAGAGACTTGGGTCAGCAAGTGGCATTTTATCCTCCATTCTGCGCATTCTCTGCACTATCGTGGATCTAAGTCCCAAATAAgacctctggaggctgaggcagaagctcAGTGACACTCCCAGCTCTCCATGGAGCAAGGTACTATTTTTTATCTTGATGCTGTGCCTGATTGCAACTTATTTTGTTGTTCAATGCCACCATAGCTACTATAACCACCCACGATGCTACAGTTTATAATTTGGCAGTCAAATGCCCCAGTGTGTAGCCACCTGAAAAATGCTTTTGCACTGTTATCATTTCCATTACCAAACTGCTAACCCATAATTACTCTAAACACAACAGTCCTAAGGCTCGCAGTAGTGTTCCATGACTGTCCCAAACACTGTACcggaaagaaatgtaaaatagttgacatatgtgtgagtgtatatgtgaatgtggatgtatatatacatatttgtatgtattatatatataaaatatttattcagtaagAAACCTGCAAATCTTTCACATGTAAGACATTATTCTATGCTCTGCAGCAAAGAAAGAGACTAGGCTACCAGTCTCTTTAGGAGACTACCGAGAGAACAGAAGGTAGTGGAAGGGGAAGTTCAAAGCAGGTATGCGGGGATAGATTGCAAAGCTATAGTCCTTGGCCTCCATCTCACAGAACAACATAGGTCATTTACATAGATATATGGTCTGAGAGCAACATTCAGGGTGCTCTGACTCACTTTCATCACTGGATATGAGGAATGTGGGAATCACGGACAGAAAGTGCTGCATTTTAGTGGGTTATTTGACAATAATCCACAGAAGGGAGGCAGCTTGGTAAAGGAGCATTAAGCTGCAGGCAGGAAAGCAAATTACAGTGTCATCAGCAGATAGCCAGCTGGGGGTCTTAGGACTGCTTTGGGCTCCATGTTCTCTGAGTACAAAGTGGAGGGTTTTGGATCTCTGTGGTCCTGGAATATTATGAAGAGCCTCAGCCATCAATCAGCTGAGATGAAAGCCCGTTCCGTCCTCCCCATTGATTCTATCACAGTTGCTGCATCTGGACTGCCTCTTATTTGTCTTATCCCATACTGGATTAGAAACTCAAAGACCAGGAAAGTCTCATCTTCACCACTGCCATGCCTGGCCTCTTAATGTACCTACTGGTGTGCAGTGAAAATttaaatgaactttgaaaaccCATACGTGTGGAAAAAGATTGAAGAAATTTACTTGCTTTCCAATAATTaagctggagatatagctcagcagtacatacaaggccctgggtttgatctcagcaCCCCCAACCCctaccccccaaaaatcaattgTGTAAAGTGGAAGAATGTAGGTGATTTCCTCCTGACCTTCAGGTCAACcccaaatcaaaacagaaaagtgTCCAAAAAAACATCATTTTCCTTAAAACTGGGGTAAGATAATTAAAGACTCATTTTCCCTCAAGTGAATCTTTGGAACTTTGGTACCAAAATATAAGGCTGAAGTTTCACAGGTACTAAACTCAAAAATTTTATGTACTATACACTCAAAAATTATATTTGGCTGGAGATAAACCAAAGTGAATGTCACCAGGATAAAAACGGCTTTGTAGACAATGAATCTGGGCAAATTTCTGAAATTTATGCTTAGAAATTCCTTTATGTTGACTAACAGGAAATCACATGGGCCAAGATTTTAGGCCTCTGTGAAGACTCTAGAGAGATTCTTTTTCTGAAACACATCCAAGAAAGTATGCAGCACCAAATGgtctctttctttagaaaataaaaaatggcatCCCACTTGCTTTTCCTTTAGTTCAGCAGCCCCTGTCTGGCACCTGCCCAGCCTTCTCACTAAGATCCTTCTTAGGGAATATCCAAAACAAACTATGGCCATAGTGAGCAAGACTGCCTTCTCTTTTAAGAGCTGTCCAAGGAAGTCCAATCCACAGAGATGGACAGATCCTGGGACTCTGGCATCGGTACAGGTTACTTCAGTGCAGAACACTGCCCCTTGCCATGGCAAGGGGTCACTCTGGATCCTGTAGGATTAGTAAATTGTTTTGCCAATGTGTGTACATTCTCTAATCACCTGTGTATCTTTTCAGACCTCCAAAGCCCAGGTCACATCCTATAATCACTAATGGTGAGTGGGACACATGCATGAGTCATTTTTgaagc from Castor canadensis chromosome 10, mCasCan1.hap1v2, whole genome shotgun sequence encodes:
- the Polr1d gene encoding protein POLR1D: MEEDQELERKAIEELLKEAKRGKTRAETMGPMGWMKCPLAGTNKRFLINTIKNTLPSHKEQDQEQKEGSKEPAKSQDQKEANKKKHRSHPYKHSLHARGAVGHSPPRKRGTRDKYDPQPARR